In a genomic window of Deinococcus aestuarii:
- a CDS encoding winged helix-turn-helix domain-containing protein: MPRTLPHPPAPAFRLPDDPEPGVGGRGPAGRAALTAREQALFELLSRHRGRLFTRAEIVERVWGVAFGGDDRIVDVYVKRIRRKLRDDVIETVRGGGYRRPERPDGRQALPHFAHLSADARTLLGVGRRVLGASTPRAVLGEVRGVLAPPLRVSAVALLGAAGAGWEVRETCGDARADWLALPVPEGSGPVYLGGEGGGRARAAALLPLVGPDVGHWATLALLAEPGAGWDAGARAQLEAVAALVHSALRLCLETEERVRAQQELRALTADLGERVRRRTEALARAGAEQEALGELSRRLEGAGGVAEGLAAALPVLARLAGTTACAAWLPGRGAAPTCLRADGTPGTPPHRPFPPEAGGGEVTLHPYDEAGRPPGPGEASPLLPTAVGSVTRTLARLLYLEALEAAALTDEDTGLGNRQAFLADLAGEVAYSARHGTGFGLALVEIGNIRSLNATVGYAGGNDMILRLAATLRETRRTEDRVYRLNGATFAVLLRFPPQAPLLPAPGPPAPGLEGWRERLRPVLASLARHAPFPLELCSSQVSCPGDARTSSDLLRLALARLAPGLPGAAPGERGHVHARD, translated from the coding sequence ATGCCACGGACCCTTCCTCACCCTCCAGCCCCGGCCTTCCGCCTGCCCGACGACCCGGAACCCGGCGTGGGCGGGCGCGGCCCGGCCGGCCGCGCGGCCCTGACCGCCCGCGAGCAGGCCCTGTTCGAGCTGCTGTCGCGGCACCGGGGGCGGCTCTTTACCCGCGCTGAGATCGTGGAACGGGTCTGGGGCGTGGCGTTCGGGGGAGACGACCGGATCGTGGACGTGTACGTCAAACGCATCCGCCGCAAGCTCCGGGACGACGTGATCGAGACGGTGCGCGGCGGGGGGTACCGCCGCCCGGAGCGGCCGGACGGGCGCCAGGCCCTCCCCCACTTCGCCCACCTCTCCGCCGACGCCCGCACCCTCCTCGGCGTGGGGCGCCGGGTCCTGGGGGCCAGCACCCCCCGGGCCGTGCTCGGCGAGGTGCGGGGGGTGCTGGCCCCTCCCCTGCGGGTGAGCGCCGTGGCCCTGCTGGGGGCGGCGGGCGCGGGCTGGGAGGTCCGGGAGACCTGTGGGGACGCCCGCGCCGACTGGCTGGCCCTGCCCGTTCCGGAGGGGAGCGGCCCGGTCTACCTCGGGGGAGAAGGCGGGGGGCGCGCCCGGGCCGCTGCCCTGCTGCCCCTCGTGGGGCCGGACGTGGGGCACTGGGCGACCCTGGCCCTTCTCGCCGAGCCCGGCGCCGGGTGGGACGCGGGGGCGCGCGCCCAGCTCGAGGCGGTGGCCGCCCTGGTGCACTCGGCCCTGCGGCTGTGCCTGGAGACCGAGGAGCGCGTGCGGGCCCAGCAGGAGCTGCGCGCCCTGACCGCCGACCTCGGGGAGCGGGTGCGGCGCCGCACCGAGGCCCTCGCGCGGGCGGGGGCCGAGCAGGAGGCCCTGGGCGAGCTGTCGCGGCGGCTGGAGGGGGCGGGGGGCGTCGCCGAGGGGCTCGCGGCGGCCCTCCCGGTCCTCGCGCGGCTGGCGGGCACGACCGCCTGCGCGGCGTGGCTGCCGGGGCGCGGCGCGGCGCCCACCTGCCTGCGGGCGGACGGGACGCCGGGCACGCCCCCCCACCGGCCCTTTCCCCCGGAGGCGGGCGGCGGGGAGGTCACCCTCCACCCCTACGACGAGGCGGGGCGACCGCCCGGACCGGGGGAGGCGAGCCCGCTGCTCCCCACCGCCGTGGGGTCGGTGACGCGGACGCTCGCGCGCCTGCTGTACCTGGAGGCGCTGGAGGCGGCCGCCCTGACCGACGAGGACACCGGGCTGGGCAACCGCCAGGCGTTTCTCGCGGACCTCGCGGGCGAGGTGGCCTACAGCGCCCGGCACGGGACGGGGTTCGGGCTGGCCCTGGTGGAGATCGGCAACATCCGCTCGCTGAACGCCACCGTGGGGTACGCCGGCGGCAACGACATGATCCTGAGACTGGCCGCCACGCTGCGCGAGACGCGCCGGACCGAGGACCGGGTCTACCGCCTCAACGGCGCGACCTTCGCGGTGCTGCTGCGCTTTCCCCCCCAAGCGCCCCTCCTCCCCGCGCCGGGCCCCCCCGCACCGGGCCTGGAGGGCTGGCGCGAGCGGCTGCGGCCCGTGCTGGCGAGCCTGGCCCGCCACGCCCCCTTTCCGCTGGAGCTGTGCTCCTCGCAGGTGAGTTGCCCGGGGGACGCCCGCACCTCCTCCGACCTGCTGCGGCTGGCCCTCGCCCGCCTCGCACCCGGGCTGCCCGGCGCCGCGCCCGGGGAGAGGGGCCATGTCCACGCGCGGGACTGA
- a CDS encoding IMP dehydrogenase, with product MTSLTPEATPPASIGQPGAGEREGRFAYKFGQEGITFDDVLLLPRHSTVLPHEVSVETQLTRRVRLNIPFVSAAMDTVTETAMAVAMAREGGIGVVHKNMPVDAQAEMVRKVKRSESGMIVDPITLPPHATVGDAERMMGEYRISGVPVTDPAGRLLGIITNRDLRFLDDPATPIGDVMTREHLVTVPVGTTLEEAQEIFKRHRIEKLLVTDEGGFLKGLITIKDLTKRVKYPRAAKDSLGRLRVAAAIGVGADLMDRAGALVAAGADVLVLDSAHGHSQGILNALTRVKDHFDVDVIAGNIATRAGARDLIAAGADAVKVGIGPGCFAAGTRVLMAGGYYKNIEDVRVGDRVLNMHGRPVTVVNSWCTGIREVIALRHVHAPRETLVTPDHRYWVGDLSTVSAASVSSRGYARALAQPTRLGESKLRWKAVGEAEGDVFLMPRQLHFELPDSLEINLGDFAVRQGQLQRRYQTQIRESYDLGYLFGTFLGDGHAFLNHNGSETRTGSEVGRVDWFFSHEEGEIADKVSAAVERVTGVRPVRKDDGNLIRLYLYSLPWARLLAGFGKREHKGLPHAYLVKDEAYLRGLKDGLIDSDGYIAADGRQCFVNTSRALLELFGLLCHLIDGSLPNMHVEPGNLGGLQGVKGELLDSYRARLNVSHAARQFPDYSVVKPLSRRDLNLSLPVYDIEVDCPTHSFIADNAVVHNSICTTRVVTGVGVPQITAIFEASEAALEAGVPVIADGGIKQTGDVPKAIAAGASAVMMGSMLAGTDEAPGEVVLRDGRRYKSYRGMGSLGAMDQGSSDRYFQSGSRKFVPEGIEGIIAYRGRAGEVLYQFVGGLRSSMGYCGAPDLATLRDTAQFVRITGASLIESHPHGVTITKEAPNYGGK from the coding sequence ATGACGAGCCTGACCCCCGAGGCCACGCCCCCCGCATCGATCGGCCAGCCCGGCGCGGGCGAGCGGGAGGGCCGCTTCGCCTACAAGTTCGGCCAGGAGGGCATCACCTTCGACGACGTGCTGCTGCTGCCCCGCCACTCCACGGTCTTGCCGCACGAGGTCAGCGTGGAGACGCAGCTCACCCGCCGGGTGCGGCTGAACATCCCCTTCGTGTCGGCGGCGATGGACACGGTGACCGAGACCGCGATGGCCGTGGCGATGGCCCGCGAGGGCGGGATCGGCGTCGTGCACAAGAACATGCCCGTGGACGCCCAGGCCGAGATGGTCCGCAAGGTCAAGCGCAGTGAGAGCGGCATGATCGTCGATCCCATCACCCTGCCCCCCCACGCGACGGTCGGGGACGCCGAGCGCATGATGGGCGAGTACCGGATCAGCGGCGTCCCGGTCACCGACCCCGCGGGCAGGCTGCTCGGCATCATCACCAACCGCGACCTGCGCTTCTTGGACGACCCCGCCACGCCGATTGGGGACGTGATGACGCGCGAACACCTCGTCACCGTCCCGGTCGGCACCACGCTGGAGGAGGCGCAGGAGATCTTCAAGCGCCACCGCATCGAGAAGCTGCTCGTCACCGATGAGGGTGGCTTTCTGAAGGGCCTGATCACCATCAAGGACCTCACCAAGCGGGTCAAATACCCGCGCGCCGCGAAAGACAGCCTGGGCCGCCTGCGGGTCGCCGCCGCCATCGGCGTGGGGGCCGACCTGATGGACCGCGCCGGGGCCCTCGTCGCCGCCGGGGCCGACGTGCTCGTCCTCGACAGCGCGCACGGCCACAGCCAGGGCATCCTGAACGCCCTGACGCGGGTGAAGGATCATTTCGATGTGGACGTCATCGCGGGGAATATCGCCACGCGGGCGGGGGCGAGAGATTTGATCGCGGCGGGGGCGGACGCGGTGAAGGTCGGCATCGGACCGGGCTGCTTCGCCGCCGGGACCCGGGTGCTGATGGCGGGCGGGTATTACAAGAACATCGAGGACGTGCGGGTCGGAGACCGGGTGCTCAACATGCACGGGCGACCTGTCACGGTGGTGAATTCGTGGTGTACGGGCATCCGGGAGGTCATCGCACTGCGGCACGTCCACGCCCCGCGCGAGACACTGGTCACGCCCGATCACCGCTACTGGGTGGGCGACCTGAGCACGGTGAGCGCGGCGTCGGTGAGTTCGAGAGGGTATGCCCGTGCACTGGCCCAGCCGACCCGTCTTGGCGAGAGCAAGCTCAGGTGGAAGGCGGTGGGTGAGGCAGAGGGCGACGTGTTCCTGATGCCCCGCCAGCTCCACTTCGAGCTGCCCGACTCGCTGGAGATCAACCTGGGGGACTTCGCCGTCCGTCAGGGGCAGCTCCAGCGGCGGTACCAGACACAGATTCGGGAGAGTTATGACCTGGGCTACCTGTTCGGCACTTTCCTGGGCGACGGGCACGCCTTCCTTAATCACAATGGCAGCGAGACCCGCACGGGCTCGGAGGTCGGCCGGGTGGATTGGTTCTTCTCGCACGAGGAGGGGGAGATAGCCGACAAGGTGAGCGCCGCAGTCGAGAGGGTGACGGGCGTGCGCCCGGTGCGCAAGGATGACGGCAACCTGATTCGCCTGTACCTCTACTCCCTGCCCTGGGCTCGCCTCCTCGCAGGATTCGGCAAGCGGGAACACAAGGGGTTGCCTCACGCCTATCTGGTGAAGGACGAGGCGTACCTGCGCGGTCTCAAGGACGGCCTGATCGACAGCGACGGTTATATCGCCGCCGACGGTCGCCAGTGTTTCGTCAACACCTCACGCGCATTGCTGGAGCTGTTCGGGCTGCTGTGCCACCTCATCGACGGCAGCCTGCCGAATATGCACGTCGAGCCCGGCAACCTCGGCGGTCTCCAGGGTGTCAAGGGCGAACTGCTCGACTCCTACCGCGCCCGCCTGAACGTCTCGCACGCCGCCCGGCAATTTCCCGACTACAGCGTCGTCAAGCCCCTCTCGCGCCGTGACCTGAACCTCAGCCTGCCCGTCTACGACATCGAAGTGGACTGCCCGACCCACAGCTTTATCGCCGACAACGCGGTCGTCCACAACAGCATCTGCACCACCCGCGTCGTCACCGGCGTCGGTGTCCCCCAGATCACCGCCATCTTCGAGGCCTCCGAGGCCGCGCTGGAAGCGGGCGTCCCCGTCATCGCCGACGGCGGCATCAAGCAGACGGGCGACGTGCCCAAGGCCATCGCCGCCGGGGCGAGCGCGGTGATGATGGGCTCCATGCTCGCGGGCACCGACGAGGCCCCCGGCGAGGTCGTGCTGCGCGACGGGCGCCGCTACAAGAGCTACCGGGGCATGGGGAGCCTGGGCGCGATGGATCAGGGC